The window GACCTCAGCTTCACTCTCATCAACGAAGGCAACGTGCGCGTCCTCATTCGTGAGCtcttggccttcttggaGGTGGCAGACAATGAGTTCAAGCCCACGATGACAAGCCAGATTGGCATTGCCGCTGATAAGTTCGCACCTAACAAGCGTTGGCATTTTGACACCATGCTCCGTGTTCTGTCGCTCGCCGGAAACTATGTCAAGGAACAGATCCTGTCTTCATTTGTTCGACTTGTCGCAACCACTCCAGAGCTTCAGACGTACGCTGTGCAGAAGCTATACACAAATCTCCAAAGGGACATTACTCAGGAAAGCCTGACGCAGGCTGGTGCTTGGTGCGTCGGCGAATATGCAGACTTGCTTCTTCAAGGCGGGCAGTACGAGGGAgaggagctcgtcaaggAAGTTAGGGAGCGAGACATCGCGGACCTGTTCGTGCTCATATTGGACAGCAGTTATGCGACACAGGTGTCCACTGAGTACATAGTCACGGCTCTCATGAAGCTTAGCACTCGCTTTTCGGATGCTGCCCAGGTAGAGAGGATTCGTCACATACTGCAGAATCGGCAGAgcagcctcgacgtcgaggtacAACAGCGGGCGGTCGAGTACAGCAACCTCTTCTCCTTTGACGAGATCCGGCGTGGCGTACTCGAAAAGATGCCTCCTCCACAGATCAAGGAGTCCTCTCGGGTCTTAGGCCCAGCGCCGAGCAAGAAAGCCAAGGCAGGCAACAGGAAGCAGAAAGTTGCCAAGCCAAGCGAGCAAGATCTTCTAGACATCACGAACGCACCGGCTGTGACGGATACGAACGGTTCCAAAGCATCAAACTCGGATCTTCTTGCGGACATCCTGGGTGGGACAGGGGCGTCGCCCATAGCAGCGTCCCATTCCTCATCTCAGCCGTCAAACGTGTCGTCTATCATGGATCTTttcggcttcgacgccggTCAATCTACGTCCCAACCCGGTCTGGCCTCGACTGGCCCCGAATCCAAGTCCATGAGCGCAACTGGCTcgtccccgccgtcggcaccagCCCCACCCGGGCTGCCTTGTTACGACTCCAACGGTTTAAAGGTGACACTTCAGGTTCAACGCAACGCTGAGGGCGTAGTGCAAGTAATTGGGCAGTTCCGCAACAACTCTGGCGTGTCATTGAGCCAGTGTGGACTTCAGGCGGCTGTGCCCAAAACGCAGAAGCTTCAACTTCTCAGCATCTCATCGACAGAGATTGCGCCTGGTGCTGTCGCCACCCAAATGATGAGAGTATCCGATTGCAAAGGGGTAAGTTTCCCTCACCTTGTCCCAGATCGAAACGGATAACCCTCCCTAACTGAGTCCCCAGCCCCTTCGGATGCGCCTGAGAATTGGATATCTTCATCCAGATGCCGGCCAAGTGATGGATCAGGTGAATTGGACAGAGACGTGAGCCCACAGAACGTATGACAGTACAACAAGCGTGTGCCGGAATGTAGACAGATGAGGAAACTGGATGTTGGAAGGGGGGTGAATCGATACTGTTTTAATTTTGAGCGCCATTCATCACCTCATAGGATACCTGAATCGCGCCCCCTATCATGCTTCCTCTCTCGCTGCCTGTTGCTGGGGCAGAGTTGGCTTCGTGACCTTCCTTCCCTGGGCAATATATTTTCAACTTCGTCGTCAAAGAAGGGCTCCGGCGCCAACCACTTTGGCCTGTCCCAACAGCGGACCCCATGCTACATGTGTAAGTCGCATTGCATGTTGCATGTCTGCCCACTGCTAAATAGCAGACTCCCCAATCTGCCCTGCTTAGTGCAGGCAATAGAGGGAACTAGGAGCCCTCCTGTCACTGCCGTCGATCGGCTAGTGGAAAGGTGAGCAGACAGTTACCAGCATAGCTAAGGAACAGTCGCATCGCACCATTCGCAAATAGCTGCAAGCATTGCTAAGGAATCGTCGCATTGCACGGTCGCAGGTGCCTCCTCATTCTGTTTATCTATCACATGTCCGGATATCCACGCAATTCCCACGTAAGAATATGTTATGTCGACCTCCGAAAAGCTTCCTATCAGCGTTCTCAGTTGAAAACATCATGCGCTTTTTGTCTCCGTCTGACCCGGCTCGGATCTATCAACTCCTTGCTAGAATTGTTGCTGCCCAATCTCTCTGGGAAAAGCTCCTTCGCGCTCGCTGCCGCTCCTTTAATGGTCATGCCTTTTTGGTTTTTGTCTGTTCGCTGGCTCGCAAGACCACGGATACTGAATGCATCCTTGGAAGTAGAGCCAACTGGGACCTCTACAACTTTGGGTATATCATCTTCCTTTAGACGAGCCGACCCAATGGAACGTTCCAACAGGTCCAGTTGCCCGCCTCTCCCAGGCACCTTCGTCGGAAAGAGCTCTACGGCCCGATTCTCCTCCGAAGGGCGGCCCCGGATGGAACGAGCCTGTTCCTTGTTGTTGCGCAGTGAGCTGGCTAGgttgtccatatgggcacctccatcgcctcggcgccgcggaGAAGCTGATCTATCTCGCCTTGCAGATGACCGCTCCCGGAATAGCTCCTTGCCGCGGTTATCTCTCGCGGGCCGTCTTGAGTCGTCGTCTGATTCTGATCGTGGGGGATGCGGTCTAGGGCGCGGGGCATCGTCGTACATGCTGGCCTCAAACGTCTCGGTTACATTATCCACGTCGTGCATCAAGCCATAGCCCTGCCTACCGCTCCGGCGGTACCCATCCGTTCTATCTCGATATCGTCCCCGACCCTCGTCCCGCCTAAGCCGCCGCCTCTCTTCCGGGTCGTGCTCGGGGTGGAGAAGGTAGTATCGGCTTCGGAGGGCGGCGCCAGATTTTTTTCTGTCGCCTTGCGTGGCGAAACGAATCCGAAGCGATACTTCTGGTTTGCCATTGAGAGGCTTTGCGGGAATTGCCTCCCCAACCGGAAGTGCGGTCGCATCGGCTACTTCGATTGAACTAAGGGCAACGATTGCTTCCCGAGCTGTAAGTTCTGAAGCGAACACTAAGTTGGCCGAAGCATCGTCGATCCATTCTATCCTATCGACGTCTCCATAGTGTTCTCTGACATAGGATTTGATGTCGTCAGAAGATAGGATATCTAGTCCATGAATATGCAGTTTTGTAGGCATTACTTTCGTGCTTTCCGCATCTTCAGACCTCGCAGACACATCCTCGTTGGGCAATTCACCCGGCTCTTCGGGCTCATTCGATCCCTGCGAGCATCGCGATTCAGTCAGCCGCATGgcgctcgccatcgacgggTGCATGTGTGACCAGTTGACGTACCAGAATGTCGTCGGCAGATGTCGGGTCGACCAAGGGCAACACCTCTTGAGCCACTTCGGCGTCGCCCATTTCGATGTCCAGATCCATGTTATGGAATTGAGTTCGAAGTATTGTGAGAAACAGGAAGAGGCTGCGGTTCCAACGTGCAAGTCTAGTGAGTAAAGAATATTCGCTATATTCGAATATGCGGACTTTGGATGGGCAGTCGACGTGCTGAAGCTCGGTGACAGTTCGGTTGGCACGGCCCTACACACGCCGTTCTCAAGGTTGTCAtgcgtaagtaagtaatgaTCAATTGAACGACGCTTTTGCGATGCAGAGTGGATTGGCAGACATCCTCTAGAATCCCCCAAGCCACTACGGAGGCCCCACATATATCGaaatagttgtacttaagtattatgatttgtacggagtaattactccgtactctaaATACAACACATTAGGCAAGTACACATTAGAATACTATAGACGGTTGAATGGTTTAATCGTGATAATGATTTTTATATTATTCTTACGTTTTTAAAAAATGTCAAAGAAACAAAAATATTAAACTCTTTCCTTGATCTTAAATTTGTATTATAAATCAAGTAAGCTCTATTTTATATAATTTGCCTCGAGATTTAAAAATCGAGTCTCATTCTATTAATTTCaatttaaatattaataATTATCTCAGGAGTGCTGTGTATTCTCAAGTTGTGGTATACACTTATGTCTACTTGGAACCGGTTGAACAATTTTCAGAACGCAGCTGTTTCCATTCCATAACCAGATGAACACTTGGGAATGTAATTGGGCTTAATCCGGCGTCATGGTGTGTttttacagtattaatacggagtactcagtACATGCTGCCCAAATGCTTGCaggctactccgtacgctgtAGACAAGTCCGCTAACTGTCTCGGCACTCCCTTCCGTCAAAACGGAGTTCGGACAGATACTCCGCTCCGTACCCCTTGACGCAGGATCATCTCCGCATTATTAATAACACCTACTTATATACTTGCCCATCTCAATATCGCGACCTCGCCACCCTGAATCGTCCGCGGTTGACTATTTAATATCTGTCAGGTACAATCGTCAAAACAACCCCCTCCATCATGTCCTTCATCCTCGAGCTGCCGGATCAATATGGGTACGTCCCTCGTGATCGGGCTGTTCAGCGACTGATGAGCCGACACGCTGACGACTGGGCAGTCTCGTGCTCGCGGCAGCCACTGCCACCTTCTTCTTGAACACGGTCCACGTCGGCCGTACTAGCAAGTTCCGCAAGGCTAGTGGTATTAAGTACCCCAACGCTTATGCCTCTACCGAGCAGGCCGATAAGGACCCGAATGCGTATCTCTTCAACTGTGGTAGGTGTGATGGCTTGCTTGTAGCACCACAGCTAGGCGCGGAGAGCTCTCCAAGCTAACAACACGGCGTCCTTCCAGCCCAGCGCGCCCACGCCAACTTCACAGAGAACCAGACTTCCTTTCTTGGTGCCCTTCTTATCGCCGGGGTCCGTTATCCCGTACCCGCCGCGGTGCTTGGCTTTGGCTGGAACATCTCGAGGCTCGTGTACCTCTTTGGTTATACCAGCTCGGCGGGCCCCAAGGGGAGGACTGCGTACGTGCCATCCCTCGGGCGGCATGTCCCTCATCTTCTTCGCCAGTGCTAACTGTTTTTCCCAGTGGTTCCATTGGCTCCGCTATGTGCGACCTTGTTCTCAAGCTGATGTCTGCTTCCGTCTCGGCAATGTTCATTCTGGGGAAATGATGAGCTATCTACTCTTGGAACCGTCTCGTGCGGTGAGCGAACCAGAGGTGGGAATGATTGCATATCGCTTGACCTATGCAAGTGGGCAGATAAATATAAGTCCCAACCCGAACGCGAACCTCTTTCGTGGCGACTATTTTCGTGCTTCACTGGCCGTCGGCTGTTCATCTTGCCTGTATCACTTGTGAAGCTGTCATCACCTCAACTCCTGATTTTTTACCTCAATTTCGCTGCCCTTACCCAACCCGAGGTCGGTCGTATCGGCCACTGCTGCCTTGGCCGAGAACTTTTCGATGCCATTGTTTCCCAGGAGGTAGTCGCCAAAGTACTTCATGGCACTGAACATCTCCTCGCCAGTTGGGATGATGGATTCTCGGGGCAATAAAAACCCAAAACTCCCAGTATCTCGGAGTTTGATCTGATAGCTGAAGTGGGCTTGCATCTCGTGGTAGAACCAGTCGATTGCGGACCCCCCCCCGGATTGAATGCCGGTCTTTCGTCGAGTCTCGGGGACGTGCGTCGCGCCCTCGCACGCCGACGCGACCGAATAGGATTCTCCGTTTGATATTCGGATCGCCTTGGCGATGCCTGCAGCGACCTCTTCAAGGTTCTCCAGGTTCGGCGGCTCCGCTTCGCATGAGGATGAGTAGGGGAAGAGTATCTGCTGCGAATATGAGTGCAGATCCCAGAGTCCAACAAATTTGACCTTGTTCAAGGTCTCATTGCGAGCCCAGTTGGCAAGCTGCATGGCTTCGACGGCCTGAAAAGACTGTTCGCCGGGGTAGCTCTGTGAACAGGGGTCGTTTTGCGCCTGCGACCCTTCCCAGCCGTAGCCAAAACTACGATCCAGGTCCAGGCCTTCGCAGAAACGAACGATGGTTTGCTGCCGAGACTTGCGCCACAGACGATCCACCTGCCAAGTGTACTCAACACCGTCAGGGTTGACGGCagggacgaagacgaaatcAAACTTGGTCAGAAGCTTGGTGATCATACGATCCTTGCCAAATGACGTAATCATTGACCAGGCCAGGTAGTTGACCGTGCTCGTAGAGATCCATTCTCGGGCGTGGAGGCCGCCGGTAACAACAATCGTCCGCCGTggctcgtcgttgccgcctGACCGCGCAGGCACGCCCACACGCAGAGCGGATATCTCTCGGCCTTCGAAAGACGTCCCAACCGTCATGTACTTGACATGAGCGGGGAACATGGCCTCGAGCAGGCGCATCCAGCGAACGATGACGGTCAGTGGCTGGTAATCCTCAAAGAATCTGTTGTCGCCAGCGCGCAGCGGCATTGGCAGCTCCAGAGGAGCGTCTCTTGGCCCCATGCTATCGTGACCATGATGCAAGGGGGACGCCTGATagacggcggtggcgaggtcGGACACGAGTGTTGCATGCGACGAACGGAGCGATTCGGGGAGGAGTCCAAGCAAGGGGGCAACCTCGTCGGCATGTAGTCGTACGTCCACATAGTCGGTGGTGGAGACCCATATGTCGAGGAAAAGCCGGGCAGCCGCTTCCAATATCGCGGCTCCTTCCTTGCTACCGGTAATATTGAACCTCAGGACGAGCTCGTTCGTGTACTTGGCTCGTGTTCGGTGCCCATCAGGAGTACGCAACCCCGTTCGATGTCTTGCCTTGGCGGGGTGGCGGCCAAAGAAGAGTTCAACAGCAGCATCGCGTACATTGGCGAGGAAGGGAAATAGGCGGACGTCAGCATTGTTGCGAGAGAGACTGCCATCAGCGGGGCCGATCCCAGCCGCGTTGGCGGAACGAAGCAGCAAGAGCAGCAGCCCTGTCGAGGCGACGGTACGGGCTGACTTGAGCTTCATCCCGTTCGTGGATTGTGACGAGGACTAATGCTAGAAGGGCGTGAGTCACACGCAGTTTTGGACAAAGCTACTATCGAGGATAGTAGGCGACGAAAAGTAGAAGGGTCAGACATCAAACGTCAAACATATGAGGTCAGCATGGAAGGCTCCTATGGACTGCGTCCAAAAGCTTATGCATTCCACTGAAGCAGGTGATTAGCTGAGATGGCTGTGTCCGAAAGGCAGGGACCAGCAAAATGAACTAACCATAATCAGCatacaggtactccgtactccgcacacttAAGTACAGTCAGTAGACATAATGAGAGTATAACTCaacaaagtacggagtagaacGACAAGGGATTAATCAGATATGATACAGAGTAGAAATGAAATAACCCAAGCGTAATTCCATAACTAAATTCTAATGTAAATACAAGATGAGTTAATATATACTTctagctacggagtacatagtCCGTTACTAGACTAAAGCTCAGAATATAAATAATACTTAATAATATGTCAGGTGACACGGCGCTGGCAGCTTAGATCACGTGAACAGGCACGGGACTGCTTGAAGGAAGGGGACAATATTAGGAAGGGGGGATGTCTGTTGGGATCAATGCATTCATCGCCTTCGTCCTTCCAGCTAGCTACCCGTGACTGGCGTTCTAACTGCCAGGCCTCGTCACTCACTCTCCAATGAAACCAAGGCGTCTGACATAATATCAGATAATTTGCATTAAATTGTGTATTGATCTACTATGTAATATTGTTTTTACCATTGGTGGTAGTGTTATTGGCGCACTGTTTACTTTTCAAAATAATCATATCCCAAGAACCTCATTAGGGAGATGATGTACAGGATTAAGCCGAAAACGCTTACCCGTAGGAACAAATGCTCCAGAGGATGTATCAATGCTAATAAATACGAAGTGAATGGAAAGTTGATGAACGAGTAGCTTGATAGAACGGTCAAGTACAGGGGGTCTGGCACTACTGAAATGCCAGACCTAAGTGGCAAAACTCCAGATTGACATGGTAACTAACTTCCACATCATCACGGTAAAGTCACAAAACAAACATATAGCAGGGAGACGAAAGAGGAGATATCTACTATTTCATGGTTATCCGTAGAGGGGTGGCGTAAACGAGGCAGTGGTACGGTACAGCCATGCTAACGGATTGAATATATCGATAATCGTCGGGTAGTTCTAGCAAGACGCACGTGCTGAATGAACGACTCCGAGTTGTTGGTTATGTCAGTGCACAACGTGGTATCGGGACAGGATCATCTTTCTTTTGCTTGCTATACTCGCATCGCCTTGCCGTGACTACATCTTGCTCGGAGCGCTATCCCGCCGTTAGGTTCGGACGCAACCGGATTTTGACCCTCCGGAGGTGGCCAACCAACAACCAGCTTTGCGAGTGGCAAGGGAACCAGGCACGAAGGTTCCCATCGAACCCACAAGGAAGCGGAAATTAGCTATCACGGGCATGCAGATGTACACCTCTTCGaatatagtaataaggtGCCATGGCCTACGCCCTAGGCAATCGTCGTCGAACCCAGGCCATTATCAGGGCGGAAGCGCATATAGAATGTCGACGACTGGCAAGCCGTACCTGGAAGACCAAGAAACGCTGCTTCAGTATTTACACACGTTGCTCCTTCACGTCCTCTATGTCGGCCAAGCAGCAGGCAGCATCTCAAGCGGTGCACTGCAAGGCTAGAACGATAGAATGTAGAATGGCATATATTCAACTCCACTATCCACACATGTCCGAGACAGAACTGCAGGCGCAGTACATAAGGTGAGCGAGCATTCCGCTTGCAGCCATTCAGATCGAAACTGATGTTGAATGGCCAGCGCTTATGCTTCATGGCCCTCGGCGGACAGTGTGATACTCCGGCAATGGAGTTAATCGGAGTAGCAGCTTGCCGCCTCTTCCTCTCCCTCAGCCTTTCCGTCCCCCTCTACATTTCCCTCTGCCACTTTGACTCCTTCTCCTACTCCGTTTCCCTCTCCCACTGCCTTTTCCTCCCCCATTTCATTTGCCACTACCATTCCCTTTCTCACTTCTCCTTCCTTGCCATCTTCCCCTCCGTTTCCTTCTTCCACCCCCTCCTTCCCTACGGCTTCAGAGTTGTTATAGGCGCAGCTTGCGCCCCCTCCTATGGTAGGGTTGGTACCGGTGCAGCTTGCTCC of the Drechmeria coniospora strain ARSEF 6962 chromosome 01, whole genome shotgun sequence genome contains:
- a CDS encoding microsomal glutathione S-transferase 3, producing the protein MSFILELPDQYGLVLAAATATFFLNTVHVGRTSKFRKASGIKYPNAYASTEQADKDPNAYLFNCAQRAHANFTENQTSFLGALLIAGVRYPVPAAVLGFGWNISRLVYLFGYTSSAGPKGRTAGSIGSAMCDLVLKLMSASVSAMFILGK
- a CDS encoding putative gamma-adaptin precursor codes for the protein MYEDAFRNQHLVNRIIDSLIHRYSIVKQFIRNVRAAKTIADERAVIQKESAAIRASFREESADHGIRRNNVAKLLYLFTLGERTHFGQIECLKLLASPRFADKRLGHLATSLLLDENQEVLTLVASDLGHPNQYIVGLALCTLGNIASVEMSRDLFPEIETLISTSNPYIRRKAALCAMRICRKVPDLQEHFLEKAAHLLADRNHGVLLCGLTLVTGLCEADEEEGGEEGVVEKFRPFVPGLVKTLKGLSTSGYAPEHDVTGISDPFLQVKILRLLRVLAVGDAGTTELINDILAQVATNTDSTKNVGNSILYEAVCTILDIEADSGLRVLGVNILGKFLTNRDNNIRYVALNTLIKVVAIEPNAVQRHRNTILECLRDPDISIRRRALDLSFTLINEGNVRVLIRELLAFLEVADNEFKPTMTSQIGIAADKFAPNKRWHFDTMLRVLSLAGNYVKEQILSSFVRLVATTPELQTYAVQKLYTNLQRDITQESLTQAGAWCVGEYADLLLQGGQYEGEELVKEVRERDIADLFVLILDSSYATQVSTEYIVTALMKLSTRFSDAAQVERIRHILQNRQSSLDVEVQQRAVEYSNLFSFDEIRRGVLEKMPPPQIKESSRVLGPAPSKKAKAGNRKQKVAKPSEQDLLDITNAPAVTDTNGSKASNSDLLADILGGTGASPIAASHSSSQPSNVSSIMDLFGFDAGQSTSQPGLASTGPESKSMSATGSSPPSAPAPPGLPCYDSNGLKVTLQVQRNAEGVVQVIGQFRNNSGVSLSQCGLQAAVPKTQKLQLLSISSTEIAPGAVATQMMRVSDCKGPLRMRLRIGYLHPDAGQVMDQVNWTET
- a CDS encoding zinc carboxypeptidase, with the translated sequence MKLKSARTVASTGLLLLLLRSANAAGIGPADGSLSRNNADVRLFPFLANVRDAAVELFFGRHPAKARHRTGLRTPDGHRTRAKYTNELVLRFNITGSKEGAAILEAAARLFLDIWVSTTDYVDVRLHADEVAPLLGLLPESLRSSHATLVSDLATAVYQASPLHHGHDSMGPRDAPLELPMPLRAGDNRFFEDYQPLTVIVRWMRLLEAMFPAHVKYMTVGTSFEGREISALRVGVPARSGGNDEPRRTIVVTGGLHAREWISTSTVNYLAWSMITSFGKDRMITKLLTKFDFVFVPAVNPDGVEYTWQVDRLWRKSRQQTIVRFCEGLDLDRSFGYGWEGSQAQNDPCSQSYPGEQSFQAVEAMQLANWARNETLNKVKFVGLWDLHSYSQQILFPYSSSCEAEPPNLENLEEVAAGIAKAIRISNGESYSVASACEGATHVPETRRKTGIQSGGGSAIDWFYHEMQAHFSYQIKLRDTGSFGFLLPRESIIPTGEEMFSAMKYFGDYLLGNNGIEKFSAKAAVADTTDLGLGKGSEIEVKNQELR